A region from the Kribbella shirazensis genome encodes:
- a CDS encoding PH domain-containing protein codes for MSGSVRLRPPTTALDRRVVTVWRVNWALVFGPPIGTLVLLGLLIPPARFWLLAPAVVLAVVAVPFLTVLPLWWYRVHRWEVTDDAVYVRAGYFWQEWRIAPAHGDHSGDTG; via the coding sequence ATGTCGGGCTCCGTGCGGCTCAGACCACCGACCACTGCACTTGACCGCCGCGTCGTCACCGTCTGGCGGGTGAACTGGGCGCTCGTCTTCGGACCGCCGATCGGGACCCTGGTCCTGCTGGGCCTGCTGATTCCGCCGGCGCGGTTCTGGCTTCTGGCGCCGGCCGTGGTGCTGGCCGTTGTCGCTGTCCCGTTCCTGACGGTGCTGCCGCTGTGGTGGTACCGGGTTCATCGCTGGGAGGTCACCGACGACGCGGTGTACGTCCGGGCCGGGTACTTCTGGCAGGAGTGGCGGATCGCGCCGGCTCACGGCGACCACTCAGGCGACACCGGGTGA
- a CDS encoding L,D-transpeptidase family protein gives MRILPKLGLATAAMTVAALGATLPADAITVSQVKAAQTRLNRLGCASGPVDGRAGAMTQAATVRFQSANVLSQTGSLNSTTYARLMASTAKRCDVRPVPRRSGTGRRIVISQTQNWVWLIDARGKVVRQGGIIDNPAYLRAGTYTSGAKCGRAARVLRNTDGGRLYLNRFVRFAPCGIGFHQIPTYKSTGAQIHADWLLGTNYRASHGCIRVSASMASAIWTFAAGATRVVVMR, from the coding sequence ATGCGAATTCTTCCGAAACTCGGCCTGGCGACCGCGGCGATGACCGTCGCCGCCCTCGGTGCGACGCTGCCGGCCGACGCGATCACGGTCTCGCAGGTGAAGGCCGCGCAGACCCGGCTGAACCGGCTCGGCTGCGCATCCGGTCCGGTCGACGGCCGCGCCGGGGCGATGACCCAGGCCGCCACGGTCCGGTTCCAGTCCGCCAACGTCCTGAGCCAGACCGGTTCGCTGAACAGTACGACGTACGCCAGGCTGATGGCGTCCACCGCGAAGCGCTGCGACGTCCGGCCGGTGCCGCGGCGATCCGGCACGGGTCGCCGGATCGTGATCAGCCAGACGCAGAACTGGGTGTGGCTCATCGATGCCCGGGGCAAGGTCGTGCGGCAGGGCGGGATCATCGACAACCCGGCGTACCTGCGGGCCGGTACCTACACCAGCGGCGCGAAGTGCGGCCGGGCGGCCCGGGTACTGCGGAACACCGACGGCGGACGGCTCTACCTGAACCGCTTCGTGCGGTTCGCGCCGTGCGGGATCGGGTTCCACCAGATCCCGACGTACAAGTCGACCGGCGCGCAGATCCACGCCGACTGGCTGCTCGGCACGAACTACCGGGCGTCGCACGGCTGCATCCGGGTCTCGGCCTCGATGGCGAGCGCGATCTGGACCTTCGCGGCCGGGGCCACCCGCGTCGTCGTGATGCGCTGA
- a CDS encoding type II toxin-antitoxin system VapB family antitoxin has protein sequence MIFKRVGDDRPYPDHGLRPKDWSSLPPRQVRLDELVTTKGTLDLAALLDEDSTFYGDLFAHVVEWKGDLYLEDGLHRALRAALQQRQVLHARVLVVD, from the coding sequence GTGATCTTCAAGCGCGTCGGGGACGATCGGCCGTACCCGGACCACGGGCTGCGGCCCAAGGACTGGTCTTCGCTGCCGCCACGGCAGGTACGGCTGGACGAACTCGTCACGACGAAGGGCACTCTGGACCTGGCCGCGCTGCTCGACGAGGACTCGACCTTCTACGGCGACCTGTTCGCCCATGTCGTGGAGTGGAAGGGCGACCTGTACCTCGAGGACGGCCTGCACCGCGCGCTCCGCGCGGCGCTGCAGCAGCGTCAGGTGCTGCATGCACGGGTACTGGTAGTGGACTGA
- a CDS encoding LytR C-terminal domain-containing protein has product MTAIHPQPRPHSRIRWRTPITMVILLGILVGGGWWGWNSLVNSSAEPTCTEQKLTNNRLVPKQVVLNVYNGGARAGSAGRVADALKTRGFNIDKIANEPKGDKVDVVVIRGAATTAPEVLLVAGQLNQKAQLIADGRTDHTVDLVIGAGFGSVKLKGAPSVAVAPGTTVCLPVIHTPQPIPSGQNPN; this is encoded by the coding sequence ATGACAGCGATACATCCGCAGCCGCGACCGCACTCGCGGATCCGGTGGCGTACACCGATCACGATGGTGATCCTGCTCGGGATCCTCGTCGGCGGTGGCTGGTGGGGCTGGAACTCGCTGGTGAACAGCAGCGCCGAGCCGACCTGCACCGAGCAGAAGCTGACCAACAACCGGCTGGTCCCGAAGCAGGTCGTGCTGAACGTGTACAACGGCGGCGCCCGCGCGGGTTCGGCCGGCCGGGTCGCGGACGCGCTCAAGACGCGCGGGTTCAACATCGACAAGATCGCGAACGAGCCCAAGGGCGACAAGGTCGACGTCGTCGTGATCCGGGGCGCCGCGACGACCGCGCCCGAGGTGCTGCTGGTCGCGGGTCAGCTCAACCAGAAGGCCCAGCTGATCGCCGACGGCCGCACCGACCACACCGTCGACCTGGTCATCGGCGCCGGCTTCGGCTCCGTGAAGCTCAAGGGCGCTCCATCCGTCGCGGTCGCCCCCGGCACCACGGTCTGTCTCCCGGTCATCCACACCCCCCAGCCGATCCCGTCGGGGCAGAACCCCAACTAG
- a CDS encoding potassium/proton antiporter — protein MDVAELDRILLASAAVLLVAVVAVRLSARIGLPSLLIYLGMGLLLGESGPGNIQFEDAQVAHALGFAALVVILTEGGLTTRWNEVRPVMPLGLVLATVGVAVSVGVVACVAHFVLGLSWQLSVLLGAVTSPTDAAAVFSVLRRVPIRPRLRGALEAESGLNDAPTVLLVTLVSTGEVGEKGLLYFSGLVIYELVVGALFGLVVGWVSVRLIRRMALGSAGLYPLAVLSVAFISYAGGSVLLHVSGFAAVYVTSLVLGRAELPHRMATKSFVDGIAWLAQIGLFVMLGLLASPGRFRWADVLVALVIGIAVTVVGRFASVAISAAPFRLPWRERTFISWAGLRGAVPIVLATIPLAEQVPQAERIFDVVFVLVLLFTLLQGPSLPWLAKRLKVLDENAAHEVDIDVAPLESLGADMLQVFVPSESRLAGVEIGELRLPAGVSVSLIIRGERAFVPDRGTVLRAADSLLVVAPSHVREQAVRRLRAVSRAGRLAGWFGERGREQS, from the coding sequence ATGGATGTTGCGGAGCTCGACCGGATCCTGCTGGCGAGTGCGGCGGTCCTGCTCGTCGCGGTCGTGGCGGTCCGGCTGTCGGCGCGGATCGGGCTTCCCTCGCTGCTGATCTACCTCGGGATGGGCCTGCTCCTCGGCGAGTCGGGCCCCGGGAACATCCAGTTCGAGGACGCGCAGGTCGCGCACGCGCTCGGGTTCGCGGCGCTGGTGGTGATCCTGACCGAAGGCGGTCTGACGACCCGCTGGAACGAAGTACGCCCGGTGATGCCGCTCGGCCTCGTGCTCGCGACGGTCGGGGTCGCGGTCAGCGTCGGCGTGGTCGCCTGCGTGGCGCACTTCGTGCTCGGGCTGAGCTGGCAGTTGTCGGTGCTGCTCGGGGCTGTGACGTCGCCGACCGACGCGGCGGCGGTCTTCTCGGTGCTGAGACGGGTGCCGATCCGGCCGCGGCTGCGCGGAGCGCTCGAGGCCGAGTCCGGTCTGAACGACGCTCCGACCGTGTTGCTGGTCACGCTCGTGAGCACCGGCGAGGTCGGCGAGAAGGGCCTGCTGTACTTCTCCGGGCTGGTGATCTACGAGCTGGTCGTCGGTGCGCTGTTCGGGTTGGTGGTCGGGTGGGTGAGCGTCAGGCTGATCCGGCGGATGGCGCTCGGGTCCGCGGGTCTCTATCCGCTCGCGGTGCTCTCGGTGGCGTTCATCTCGTACGCCGGTGGCTCCGTGCTGCTCCACGTGTCCGGGTTCGCGGCGGTGTACGTGACGTCGCTGGTGCTCGGACGGGCCGAGTTGCCGCACCGGATGGCGACCAAGTCGTTCGTCGACGGGATCGCCTGGCTGGCGCAGATCGGGCTGTTCGTGATGCTCGGGCTGCTGGCGTCGCCGGGGCGGTTCCGGTGGGCCGACGTCCTGGTCGCGCTGGTGATCGGGATCGCGGTGACGGTCGTCGGCCGGTTCGCGTCGGTGGCGATCTCGGCGGCGCCGTTCCGGTTGCCGTGGCGGGAGCGGACGTTCATCTCGTGGGCGGGGCTGCGCGGCGCGGTGCCGATCGTGCTCGCCACCATTCCGCTCGCCGAACAGGTGCCGCAGGCCGAACGGATCTTCGACGTGGTGTTCGTGCTGGTGCTGCTGTTCACGTTGCTGCAGGGCCCGTCGCTGCCGTGGCTCGCGAAGCGGCTGAAGGTGCTCGACGAGAACGCGGCGCACGAGGTGGACATCGACGTGGCGCCGCTGGAGTCGCTCGGCGCCGACATGCTCCAGGTGTTCGTTCCGAGCGAGTCCCGGCTGGCCGGCGTCGAGATCGGTGAGCTCCGGCTGCCGGCCGGTGTGTCGGTCTCGCTGATCATCCGCGGCGAACGGGCGTTCGTCCCGGACCGCGGTACCGTCCTCCGCGCCGCCGACTCACTGCTCGTCGTAGCCCCCAGCCACGTCCGCGAGCAGGCAGTACGCCGCCTGCGCGCCGTCTCCCGCGCCGGCCGCCTGGCCGGCTGGTTCGGCGAACGCGGCCGCGAACAGTCCTAG
- a CDS encoding nucleoside deaminase, with translation MASPLLRREWSRLMTLALEEAERALPDVPIGAVVVDEGGDVIGRGHNEREATGDPTAHAEVLAIREAARHVGEWRLTGCTLVVTLEPCTMCAGAIVLSRLDRLVFAAYDEKAGAVGSLWDVVRDRRLNHRPEVVGGVMADEAGARLRDFFIGHRS, from the coding sequence TTGGCTAGCCCGCTGTTGCGGCGCGAGTGGTCGCGCTTGATGACACTGGCGCTCGAGGAGGCCGAGCGGGCGTTGCCCGACGTACCGATCGGGGCTGTCGTCGTCGACGAGGGCGGCGACGTCATCGGCCGCGGTCACAACGAACGCGAGGCCACCGGCGATCCGACCGCACACGCCGAGGTGCTGGCGATCCGGGAAGCGGCACGGCACGTCGGGGAGTGGCGGCTGACCGGCTGCACGCTGGTGGTCACGCTGGAGCCCTGCACGATGTGCGCCGGGGCGATCGTGCTGTCCCGGCTGGACCGGCTGGTTTTCGCGGCGTACGACGAGAAGGCCGGGGCGGTCGGGTCGTTGTGGGACGTCGTCCGGGACCGCCGGCTCAACCACCGGCCGGAGGTGGTCGGCGGGGTGATGGCCGACGAGGCCGGCGCCCGGCTGCGCGATTTCTTCATCGGGCACAGATCTTGA
- a CDS encoding tRNA adenosine deaminase-associated protein, whose translation MSDATAGPMTDLDFAVAAYTEDGNWTVTPLVLRGEPDLSTLVSALRRYAGEAGVLGMVSVDEDFFVLVRVFGSHARFLISDVTAATEWPLARQVVDELDIPLDDDDDEQVPAGDLTIVADLGMSAMDLGALCDDVDLLPEEMLEEVAETLGFGNQFHDAIEAVG comes from the coding sequence GTGTCTGATGCCACGGCTGGGCCGATGACCGACCTCGACTTCGCGGTCGCCGCTTACACCGAGGACGGGAACTGGACCGTCACGCCGCTGGTACTGCGCGGCGAGCCCGACCTGTCCACGCTGGTCTCCGCGCTCCGCCGGTACGCGGGTGAGGCGGGCGTGCTCGGCATGGTGTCGGTCGACGAGGACTTCTTCGTGCTGGTCCGGGTGTTCGGGAGCCACGCCCGGTTCCTGATCTCCGACGTGACCGCGGCGACCGAGTGGCCGCTGGCCCGCCAGGTCGTGGACGAGCTGGACATCCCCCTGGACGATGACGACGACGAGCAGGTCCCGGCCGGCGACCTCACGATCGTCGCCGACCTCGGGATGAGCGCGATGGATCTCGGCGCGCTGTGCGACGACGTGGACCTGCTCCCGGAGGAGATGCTCGAGGAGGTCGCCGAGACGCTTGGCTTCGGCAACCAGTTCCACGACGCGATCGAAGCCGTTGGCTAG
- the upp gene encoding uracil phosphoribosyltransferase: MQILVVDHPLVAHKLTALRDEQTDSPTFRRLTEELVTLLAYEATRDVRTGPVTVQTPVAEAQGVKLTAPKPLVVPILRAGLGMLEGMSRLLPTAEVGFLGMIRNEETLTASTYAERLPEDLSGRQCYVLDPMLATGGTLAAAIQFLVDRGADHITAICLLAAPEGVERVERELTGLDVPCNLVIAGMDSHLNEKGYIVPGLGDAGDRLYGVAQ, translated from the coding sequence ATGCAGATCCTCGTCGTGGACCACCCGCTCGTCGCCCACAAGCTCACCGCGTTGCGCGACGAGCAGACGGACTCACCCACGTTCCGCCGGCTGACCGAGGAACTGGTCACCCTGCTCGCCTACGAGGCGACCCGGGACGTGCGCACCGGTCCGGTCACCGTGCAGACCCCGGTCGCGGAGGCGCAGGGCGTGAAGCTCACCGCGCCGAAGCCGCTCGTGGTGCCGATCCTGCGGGCCGGTCTGGGGATGCTCGAGGGCATGTCCCGGCTGCTCCCGACCGCGGAGGTCGGCTTCCTGGGCATGATCCGCAACGAGGAGACGCTGACCGCGTCGACGTACGCCGAACGGCTCCCGGAGGATCTGTCCGGACGCCAGTGCTACGTCCTCGACCCGATGCTCGCGACCGGCGGCACGCTGGCCGCTGCGATCCAGTTCCTCGTCGACCGCGGCGCGGACCACATCACCGCGATCTGCCTGCTCGCCGCGCCCGAAGGCGTGGAGCGCGTCGAGCGTGAGCTGACCGGCCTCGACGTCCCGTGCAACCTCGTGATCGCGGGCATGGACTCGCACCTCAACGAGAAGGGCTACATCGTCCCGGGCCTGGGCGACGCCGGTGACCGGCTGTACGGCGTCGCCCAGTAG
- a CDS encoding teichoic acid biosynthesis protein C, producing the protein MDNLSRRGLLTGAGALLAGSVGTSTATARPVRTLALPATKRFKMSATTNEFFRSQPLHDATVMQSFAFDTPNDRLFAAQVRPGTGTNSGDLTVTRLDYAGNELGYMFLTGFGHAVSIGAEGSGTTTYLWTETDVDTANGRGRQICRFPWRNGTTLTAASVTKWKPVANGSVFTPAVDQRYGRLGVRYFLPDGMHINVYSLAAARAGDFSTVLASFKQPALTSGVSFQGWALYGSYVYFWEGNAYPGSPNQDDVTSKLWCYDINAGQLVDSFRTLAGWSLTYREAEGMAVYGSTDATARLYFGFASGVAGDRRANLFYRNTLV; encoded by the coding sequence ATGGACAACCTTTCCCGCCGTGGGTTGCTCACCGGAGCCGGCGCTCTGCTCGCCGGATCCGTGGGGACGTCCACCGCCACCGCCCGCCCTGTCCGTACCCTCGCCCTCCCCGCCACCAAGCGCTTCAAGATGAGCGCGACCACCAACGAGTTCTTCCGGAGTCAACCGCTGCACGATGCGACCGTGATGCAGTCGTTCGCGTTCGACACGCCCAACGACCGGCTGTTCGCGGCGCAGGTGCGTCCTGGGACCGGGACGAACAGTGGTGATCTCACGGTGACCCGGCTCGACTACGCCGGGAACGAGCTCGGGTACATGTTCCTCACCGGTTTCGGCCACGCGGTCTCGATCGGCGCCGAGGGCTCCGGCACCACGACGTATCTGTGGACCGAGACCGATGTCGACACCGCGAACGGGCGCGGCCGGCAGATCTGCCGCTTCCCGTGGCGGAACGGTACGACGCTGACCGCGGCGTCGGTCACCAAGTGGAAACCGGTCGCGAACGGCAGTGTGTTCACGCCCGCGGTCGACCAGCGGTACGGCCGGCTCGGGGTGCGGTACTTCCTGCCGGACGGGATGCACATCAACGTGTACTCGCTGGCCGCGGCACGGGCCGGGGACTTCTCGACCGTGCTCGCGTCGTTCAAGCAGCCCGCGCTGACGTCCGGCGTCTCGTTCCAGGGGTGGGCGCTGTACGGCTCGTACGTCTACTTCTGGGAAGGCAACGCCTATCCGGGCAGCCCGAACCAGGACGACGTGACGTCGAAGCTGTGGTGCTACGACATCAACGCCGGCCAGCTGGTCGACTCTTTCCGCACGTTGGCGGGGTGGAGCCTGACCTACCGCGAAGCCGAGGGCATGGCCGTCTACGGCTCCACCGACGCGACGGCTCGCCTGTACTTCGGCTTCGCCTCCGGCGTCGCGGGGGACCGCCGCGCCAACCTGTTCTACCGCAACACCCTCGTCTGA
- a CDS encoding 1,4-dihydroxy-2-naphthoyl-CoA synthase: MTVSEIFDPSAWKQVDGFELTDITYHRAVDAGVVRIAFNRPEVRNAFRPQTVDELYRVLDHARMSTDVGCVLLTGNGPSTKDGGWAFCSGGDQRIRGKDGYKYAEGTTADTIDPARAGRLHILEVQRLIRFMSKVVICVVPGWAAGGGHSLHVVADLTLASAEHARFKQTDADVASFDGGFGSAYLARQVGQKFAREIFFLGDEYSAEDAYRMGMVNKVVPHAELEAVALEWGKKICAKSPTAQRMLKYAFNLIDDGLVGQQLFAGEATRLAYGTDEAAEGRDAFLEKRSPDWSPYPYAF, encoded by the coding sequence GTGACTGTCTCCGAGATCTTCGACCCGTCGGCCTGGAAGCAGGTGGACGGCTTCGAGCTGACCGACATCACCTATCACCGTGCGGTCGACGCCGGTGTGGTGCGGATCGCCTTCAACCGGCCCGAGGTGCGCAACGCGTTCCGGCCGCAGACCGTCGACGAGTTGTACCGCGTGCTGGACCACGCGCGGATGTCCACCGACGTCGGCTGCGTACTGCTCACCGGCAACGGCCCGTCGACGAAGGACGGCGGCTGGGCGTTCTGCTCGGGCGGCGACCAGCGGATCCGCGGCAAGGACGGTTACAAGTACGCCGAGGGTACGACGGCCGACACCATCGACCCGGCGCGCGCGGGCCGGCTGCACATCCTCGAAGTACAACGGCTGATCCGCTTCATGTCGAAGGTCGTGATCTGCGTCGTCCCCGGGTGGGCCGCGGGTGGCGGGCACAGCCTGCACGTGGTCGCGGATCTCACGCTGGCGTCCGCGGAGCACGCGCGGTTCAAGCAGACCGACGCGGACGTGGCGTCGTTCGACGGCGGGTTCGGGTCGGCGTACCTGGCGCGGCAGGTCGGGCAGAAGTTCGCTCGGGAGATCTTCTTCCTCGGTGACGAGTACTCCGCCGAGGACGCGTACCGGATGGGCATGGTCAACAAGGTCGTCCCGCACGCGGAGCTCGAGGCGGTGGCGCTGGAGTGGGGCAAGAAGATCTGTGCGAAGTCGCCGACCGCGCAGCGGATGCTGAAGTACGCGTTCAACCTGATCGACGACGGGCTGGTCGGCCAGCAGCTCTTCGCCGGTGAGGCGACGCGTCTCGCCTACGGCACCGACGAGGCCGCCGAGGGGCGCGACGCCTTCCTGGAGAAGCGGTCGCCGGACTGGTCGCCGTACCCGTACGCCTTCTAA
- a CDS encoding LacI family DNA-binding transcriptional regulator, translated as MTLLDVAQRAGVSVATASRVLNGGDRIPRPELQERVKAAADELGYTPNAQAQALAKSSTNVVGILVHDIEDPYFAAIANGVMRAADERNLLVMMASTFRDSDREIAYLSSLRAQRARAAVMIGSRRTDAESLARTATEVETFLNSGAGLALVSQSGMPAHTVEPDNRSGSADLARELVGLGYRKFAVLGGPETLATARDRRDGFVAGLAEAGLEPVAVETGEFTRDGGHAAAEQLLDRNADVDCMFAVNDVMAVGAMSALRARGVDVPGQLGVAGFDDIATLRDVWPGLTTVRLPLEQMGRRALELAVEGGEPTTETFKAEVVLRESTARG; from the coding sequence GTGACATTGCTGGACGTAGCGCAGCGTGCGGGTGTGTCGGTCGCGACCGCCTCCCGCGTGCTGAACGGCGGGGACCGGATCCCCCGTCCGGAACTGCAGGAACGGGTCAAGGCCGCGGCCGACGAGCTCGGGTACACGCCGAACGCGCAGGCGCAGGCGCTGGCGAAGTCGTCGACCAACGTGGTCGGCATCCTCGTGCACGACATCGAGGATCCGTACTTCGCCGCGATCGCCAACGGCGTGATGCGGGCCGCGGACGAGCGGAACCTGCTGGTGATGATGGCCAGCACCTTCCGGGACTCCGATCGCGAGATCGCCTACCTGTCGTCGTTGCGCGCGCAACGAGCGCGCGCCGCGGTGATGATCGGTAGCCGGCGGACCGACGCGGAGAGCCTGGCCCGGACCGCGACCGAGGTGGAGACCTTCCTGAACTCCGGCGCGGGTCTGGCACTGGTCAGCCAGTCCGGGATGCCGGCGCACACCGTTGAGCCGGACAACCGCTCGGGGTCGGCGGACCTGGCCCGCGAGCTGGTCGGGCTCGGGTACCGGAAGTTCGCCGTTCTCGGCGGGCCGGAAACGCTCGCGACCGCACGCGATCGGCGCGACGGTTTCGTCGCCGGGCTGGCCGAGGCGGGGCTGGAGCCGGTCGCGGTCGAGACCGGTGAGTTCACGCGGGACGGCGGGCACGCCGCCGCGGAGCAGCTGCTCGACCGGAACGCCGACGTCGACTGCATGTTCGCGGTGAACGACGTGATGGCCGTCGGTGCGATGTCCGCGTTGCGGGCGCGCGGCGTCGACGTACCGGGACAGCTCGGCGTCGCCGGGTTCGACGACATCGCCACGCTGCGGGACGTATGGCCGGGACTTACGACGGTCCGGCTGCCGCTGGAGCAGATGGGCCGGCGGGCGCTGGAGCTGGCGGTCGAGGGCGGCGAGCCGACGACCGAGACGTTCAAGGCCGAAGTAGTACTGCGGGAGAGCACCGCGCGCGGCTGA
- a CDS encoding Xaa-Pro dipeptidyl-peptidase, whose translation MRTVHARVTILVSSAVLSLTTLAGPAVASPVPDGPGSGAPAAPSVPQHVDTRTKSTQPVYDYSEAIRESVYVDTTMDTDSDGKNDVVAVDIVRPSETALAGVKIPVIMDASPYYSCCGRGNESEKKSYDADGVIRKMPLFYDNYFVPRGYAMVGVDIVGTGRSTGCGDVGGRDEIQSVVDVIDWLNGRNTARTADGQPVKANWTSGAVGMIGKSYDGTLANGVAATGVRGLKTIVPISAISSWYDYTRSGGVPYSDDYMPWLAGYVGHDSPACDEVRGELGDNDDDDTGNYTSFWSERDYTKNASKVKASVFITHGLSDYNVQTNHFSQWWSALARNNVPRRLWLGLEDHVDPFEFRRDEWVDELHEWFDYWLQGLQNGVMKEPMVSVETAPDVWRDYRAWPAVNRPRSVPLAAGKLGAAGKGSVTVTDDPDLSEDEIVADPTEVIAGRQMFLSAPLTAPLRISGTPSVTLRLKSDSSTTPVTARLIEYGDAERYSGVRRTSESTCEGSSTDYDDSCYYTVEKLTTQSDHGIVSRGWIDAAHSKSLSKPTPLTPGQWTTVTVPLRAQDQVIPKGRIVGLAITLSDTEWTSPNDTGASIDIDLSASKLNIPISSGTLTAPTKLHPIDVEITTPTQRPNLHDPKN comes from the coding sequence ATGAGGACCGTCCACGCCAGGGTGACGATCCTGGTCTCGTCCGCCGTGCTCAGCCTGACGACCCTCGCCGGTCCCGCCGTGGCTTCGCCGGTTCCGGACGGGCCCGGCTCCGGGGCCCCGGCTGCTCCCAGTGTGCCGCAGCATGTCGACACGCGCACGAAGAGCACGCAACCGGTCTACGACTACTCCGAGGCGATCCGCGAGTCGGTGTACGTCGACACCACGATGGACACCGACTCCGACGGCAAGAACGACGTGGTCGCGGTCGACATCGTGCGCCCCAGCGAGACCGCCCTGGCCGGCGTGAAGATCCCGGTGATCATGGACGCCTCGCCGTACTACTCCTGCTGTGGACGCGGGAACGAGAGCGAGAAGAAGTCGTACGACGCCGACGGCGTGATCCGGAAGATGCCGTTGTTCTACGACAACTACTTCGTCCCGCGCGGCTACGCGATGGTCGGCGTGGACATCGTCGGCACCGGACGGTCCACCGGCTGCGGCGACGTCGGCGGCCGGGACGAGATCCAGTCCGTCGTCGACGTGATCGACTGGCTGAACGGACGCAACACCGCACGCACCGCGGACGGCCAGCCGGTGAAGGCGAACTGGACCAGCGGCGCGGTCGGCATGATCGGGAAGTCGTACGACGGGACGCTTGCGAACGGTGTCGCCGCCACCGGGGTCCGCGGACTGAAGACGATCGTGCCGATCTCCGCGATCTCGTCGTGGTACGACTACACCCGGTCGGGCGGCGTACCGTACTCGGACGACTACATGCCCTGGCTCGCCGGGTACGTCGGCCACGACAGCCCCGCGTGCGACGAGGTCCGCGGCGAGCTCGGCGACAACGATGACGACGACACCGGCAACTACACGTCGTTCTGGTCCGAGCGCGACTACACGAAGAACGCGTCGAAGGTGAAGGCGTCGGTCTTCATCACGCACGGCCTCAGCGACTACAACGTGCAGACGAACCACTTCTCGCAGTGGTGGTCGGCGCTGGCCCGCAACAACGTGCCGCGCAGGCTGTGGCTGGGACTCGAGGACCACGTCGACCCGTTCGAGTTCCGGCGTGACGAGTGGGTGGACGAGCTGCACGAGTGGTTCGACTACTGGCTGCAGGGCTTGCAGAACGGTGTGATGAAGGAGCCGATGGTCTCGGTCGAGACCGCGCCGGACGTCTGGCGCGACTACCGCGCCTGGCCGGCCGTGAACCGTCCGCGCTCGGTGCCGCTGGCGGCCGGGAAACTAGGTGCCGCCGGCAAGGGTTCGGTCACCGTCACGGACGACCCGGACCTGAGCGAGGACGAGATCGTCGCGGATCCGACCGAGGTGATCGCCGGGCGGCAGATGTTCCTGTCCGCCCCGCTGACCGCCCCGTTGCGGATCAGCGGTACGCCGTCGGTCACACTGCGCCTCAAGTCCGATTCGTCGACGACACCCGTGACGGCACGGCTGATCGAGTACGGCGACGCGGAGCGGTACTCCGGCGTCCGCCGTACCTCGGAAAGCACATGTGAAGGGTCGAGCACCGACTACGACGACAGCTGCTACTACACCGTGGAGAAGCTCACCACACAGAGCGATCACGGCATCGTCAGCCGCGGCTGGATCGACGCCGCGCACAGCAAGTCGCTGTCCAAGCCGACCCCGCTGACACCGGGCCAGTGGACCACCGTGACCGTCCCCCTCCGCGCCCAGGACCAGGTCATCCCCAAGGGCCGCATCGTGGGCCTCGCCATCACCCTGTCCGACACCGAGTGGACCAGCCCCAACGACACCGGCGCCTCCATCGACATCGACCTGTCGGCCAGCAAACTCAACATCCCCATCTCCTCGGGCACCCTCACCGCCCCCACCAAACTCCACCCCATCGACGTCGAGATCACCACCCCCACCCAACGCCCCAACCTCCACGACCCGAAGAACTGA